A single genomic interval of Bradyrhizobium sp. sBnM-33 harbors:
- a CDS encoding FAD binding domain-containing protein, whose amino-acid sequence MTPFQYARANDVADAIKQIATDPSAKFIAGGTNLIDLIKYDVEGPSRLVDISHLPLRSVEPTSAGGVLIGAMVPNTDLAYHPIIEERYPLLSRAILSGASQQLRNMASTGGNLLQRTRCFYFYDTATPCNKREPGSGCSAIDGVNRINAILGTSEACIATHPSDMCVALAALEAIVHVVGPAGPRTIAFADFHRLPGNTPQRDTNLEPDEIITAIELPPKGFSANYSYLKIRDRLSYAFALVSVAAALELDGDTIKEARLALGGVAHKPWRNSAAEAALLGQHADATAFAKAADWLLHGAKGYGHNDFKIGLARRAIVRTLSQAARGTPQSVSDKKIR is encoded by the coding sequence CACCAATCTGATCGACCTGATCAAATATGACGTCGAGGGACCGAGCCGGCTGGTCGATATTTCGCACCTGCCGCTCAGGAGCGTCGAGCCAACCTCCGCCGGCGGTGTTCTGATCGGCGCGATGGTGCCGAACACCGATCTCGCCTACCATCCCATCATCGAAGAGCGCTATCCACTGCTCTCGCGCGCGATCTTGTCCGGCGCATCGCAGCAATTGCGCAACATGGCCTCGACCGGCGGCAACCTCTTGCAGCGGACGCGCTGCTTCTATTTCTACGACACAGCGACGCCGTGCAACAAGCGCGAGCCGGGCAGCGGCTGCTCGGCGATCGATGGCGTCAACCGCATCAATGCAATCCTCGGCACGAGCGAAGCCTGCATCGCCACGCATCCGTCCGACATGTGCGTAGCGCTCGCAGCGCTTGAAGCTATCGTGCATGTCGTAGGCCCGGCCGGGCCGCGCACCATCGCATTTGCGGATTTCCATCGCCTGCCCGGCAACACGCCGCAGCGCGACACCAATCTGGAGCCCGACGAGATCATCACCGCTATCGAGCTTCCACCGAAGGGTTTTAGCGCGAACTATTCCTACCTCAAGATCCGCGATCGCCTCTCCTATGCGTTCGCCCTGGTATCGGTGGCGGCGGCGCTCGAACTCGACGGCGACACGATCAAGGAGGCGCGCCTGGCGCTCGGGGGCGTGGCGCACAAACCGTGGCGCAATTCGGCGGCCGAAGCGGCGCTGCTCGGACAACACGCCGACGCGACTGCATTTGCGAAAGCCGCGGACTGGCTGCTGCACGGCGCTAAGGGCTATGGGCACAACGATTTCAAAATTGGCTTGGCACGACGCGCCATCGTGCGGACACTCAGTCAAGCCGCGCGAGGCACGCCGCAATCGGTCTCAGACAAGAAAATACGGTGA